From the Pseudomonas sp. VD-NE ins genome, the window ATGTTACCCATGCCGACAATGCCGAGGGTTTTGCCGTGGACGTCACAACCGAACAGCGGGGCGCCGACGCTGGCTTGCCATTGGCCGGCCTTGGTCCAGGCGTCGAGTTCGGCGACGCGGCGGGCGCTGCTCATGATCAGGGCAAAGGCGAGGTCGGCGGTGCTTTCGGTGAGCACGTCGGGGGTGTTGGTGAGCATGATCCCGCGTTGGTTGAAGTAGTCGAGGTCGTAGTTGTCGTAGCCGACGGAGACGCTTGAGACGACTTCGAGTTTTGTTGCGGTTTCGAGTTGGGCCTGGCCGAGTTTGCGGCCGACGCCGATGAGGCCGTGGGCGTGGGGCAGGGCTTCGTTGAACTGGGCGTTGATGTCGCCGGCTTTTGGATTGGGGACGATGACGTCGAATTCTTGTTGCAGGCGTTCGATCATGGGCGGGGTGATGCGGCTGAAGGCCAGGACAGTTTTTTTCATCGTTTTTGGCTCTTGTTCGGGCTTGATACCAAGCACGCTAACATTTCTGGCTTGGGGTTGTCTTGGCGGCCTCTGGGCCGACCATGTTGTGGTTGTTCGGTGTGTATATCCGTTTCTTCGGTAACGGCGGCTTAGGGTTTCGCCCTGACGGCGACTCACTTTTTTACAAGCGCCTAAAAAAGTAAGCAAAAAACGCTTGCTCCTGCGTGCGGCCCGCTCGCTGGGGCTCGGGGTTCCTTCGCTGCGGGATCGATCCGGGCGCAGCGTCTCCGGTTTGCTTCGCTGCACCTCCTCTTGCTGTGTTTGGCTGCGCCAAACGGTCGCTGCGCTCCCACGCCCGGATCAATCCCTCCACTCAGCCTTCCGACGTCGCTCGTGGATCAAGATCAAGAGCAGGCGAGCTGACACTCGGCCTATTGAGTGGTGAAGAGCGGGTGTTCGGCTTTGGATTTGTGGTGGATTTGCCCCTCACCCCAGTCCTCTCCCGAGGGAGAGGGAGCCGATTTTTGAGCTTTTCGAAGTGTGTATGTTCGACTCGGTATTTCACGTCGGCGTAGCTCTCCCAACCAACTCGGTCAGTCCCCTCTCCCTACGGGCGGTCCGACGTTTCGGGAGGGTTAGGGTGAGGGGCTTTTGATCTGATTCAGAATCTGAGTTCGACTCGGTATTTCACGTCGGTGTAACTCTCACAAACGCCACCGTCAGTCCCCTCTCCCTACGGGCGGTCCGACGTTTCGGGAGGGTTAGGGTGAGGGGCTTTTGATCTGATTCAGAATCTGAGTTCAACTCGGTATTTCACGTCGGCGTAACTCTCCCAAACACCGCGATCAGTCCCCTCTCCCTCTGGGAGAGGGCTAGGGTGAGGGCTTTTAGCTGTTTGCCGGAGATTGGGAGATTTCGTGGTTATCCAGCACCCGATTCACCGCCAGTTCAGCGAGCATGATGATCTGCTGAATCGCCAGAATCGTGCGCCGTTGCGGCAAGTCGATGTAGGCGGCGATGTCGCTGGTCATACGGCTGCCTGCGCGAGTAATTCGCAGGCGTGGACCAGCAGGCTTTTGTGGCCCTTTTCGGGGGAGATCTGGAACACGGTGGCTTTGGGGAAGCGGTATCAACATTGGCTGATACCTGCTTGTGCCTGCACTTGGGTCAGACTTTGCGACCTACCTTTACCCCTCGATAGTTTCAAGGCCTTTGACATCAATCTGACCATCATGAACTTGATGCAGCTCATTTGTGTCGAAATCTACAAAACTGAAGTTGAAGGCTGCCTTGAAAATTCCTTTGGCGATGTTGAACTCTTCTACAACTATAAACCCTGCATTTTTAGCGCTTGTATAGCCTTTTGTATGTGAGCCTGATGTATATGAAAATCTGAATGGAGAGGGAAAGTGCTTTGTGCTGAATTCATGCCTTCCAGGCTTAATGTTTGCGTCAAAAGTGAGGTTGATAGTGAATGAGTCGGTAGAGGATTTCTGATAAGTGGCTTTTAGCGCGACTACATTATTATCGGTAACAAAATGGTCAGGTTTTCCTTCGAACTTGTCGGTGATGTAGTCTTTGTTTAGTTTGGCAATTACAGTGCCTTCACCTGATTTCTTAAGTTTGTCGAGTTTCAGATCTTTAATGGACATGTCTTGCTCCTTCAAGGTTAGGTCGGTGTGACGACATCCATTGTTCGGCTGAAGCGATAAAAGCGCTACTGTCAGATCTGACAGGTTTCCTATATCGATTGGCTATTAAATTTAATCGGAAAATGATTTTTGGAACTTGATTGCCCACTCCAGGTTTGCGTCCATTGGACGATGCTTAAATTGTGTCAGGCCGTCATCCGGCATCATTCAAGGGAGAGGGAGCCGATTTCTGAGCCTTTCAAAACCTGAGTTCGACTCGATATCGCACGTCGGCGTAACTCGTCCAAACACCTCGATCAGTCCCCTCTCCCTTTGGGCGGTCCGACGTTTCGGGAGGGTTAGGGTGAGGGGCTTTTAGCTGTGTGAAGGGGATTGCGGTATTTCGTGGTTATCCAGCACCCGATTCACCGCCAGTTCGGCGAGCATGATGATCTGCTGAATCGCCAGAATCGTGCGCCGTTGCGGCAGGTCGATGTAGGCGGCGATGTCGCTGGTCATGAGGCTGGCCTGTGCCAGTGATTCGCAGGCGTGAACCAGCAGGCTTTCGCTGTCCTGTTCCGGTGCGACCTGGAACATGGTGCTGGGTTTGTGGAAGCGCAGGGTGAGGGCGTTGGGTTTGAGGTAGTGGTCGAGGGCGCGTTCGGCGGCTTCGTGGAATTTCTTTGAGCCGGGGAATTCGTAGGGGGTGGTGTCGTCGATTTCAGGTGGATTTTGAGGGGGATTGAGCACGGTGGAACTCCTTGAAGTGCTCCATTCATAAGCCGAGCGACCAAGCCCGGTTGCTGATTCGTCAGCGACACCCAAATCCTAGCCACCGCACTTCCGACGGACAACCGTCAAACCTGTCGGAAACATCCGCAAATTCCTGGTTTTCGTAGGAGTTGTCGTCAGTGTGGATTGCTTGATTTTTAAACGGGAAGTCCGGCGACCGCAGGCTGTGGCTGATCTGCGAGAAGATGATTTTCTGTTTAAGGTTTGCCCATGGCAACAGCCGAAGTGGAGGGGAAGACACGCGCTTGGCTTTTGTTTCGCGGTGAATTTTCCCCTCACCCCAGCCCTCTCCCGAGGGAGAGGGAGCCGACTTGTGAGCCTTTCAAAATCTGAGTTCGACTCGGTATCGCCCGTCGGTGTACTTCTACCAAACAACTCGGTCAGTCCCCCCTCCCTTTGGGCGGTCCGACGTTTCGGGAGGGTTAGGGTGAGGGGCTTTTAGCTGTGTGAAGGGGATTGCGGTATTTCGTGGTTATCCAGCACCCGATTCACCGCCAGTTCGGCAAGCATGATGATCTGCTGAATCGCCAGAATCGTCCGTCGTTGCGGCAGGTCGATGTAGGCGGCGATGTCGCTGGTCATGAGGCTGGCCTGTGCCAGTGATTCGCAGGCGTGAACCAGCAGGCTTTCGCTGTCCTGTTCCGGTGCGACCTGGAACATGGTGCTGGGTTTGTGGAAGCGCAGGGTGAGTGCGTTGGGTTTGAGGTAGTGATCGAGGGCGCGTTCGGCGGCTTCGTGGAATTTCTTTGAGCCGGGGAATTCGTAGGGGGTGGTGTCGTCGGTTTCGGGTGGATTAGGCGTTGGTTTGAACATAGGAAACATACTCGTGGCAAGTTGAGTTGAAGCTGCCACTTTTCGTTTTCCAGGCGAAAGGGTGGCAGCTGTGCGCGGACTGGAAAAACCGGTCAACCTCACCAAAAACCGGCAGGCCCTAGGGCCTCCCGCGCACAGCCGCCATAACATTGCGAGCTAAAAAGCGCCGCAGTATGCCATGAGCTTTGGTAGTTGAAATCGGGTTTTCCAGACCCGGTCGCTGATGCGTCAGCGACACCCAAATCCTAGCCACCGCACTTCCGACGGACAACCGTCAAAACCTGTCGGAAACATCCGTGAAATACCCGTTTCTGTAGGCTCCGCCGTAGGCTGCGATTAAACATCAAGATCAAAAGATCGCAGCCTGCGGCAGCTCCTACACGTTTCGTGGTGTGTTGAAAATCAGTTGGCGACGCGCGCGCCGGCGAGGCTTCCACTTAACTCGTAGGCGGCCAATTCGGCTTGATGCGCCGCAAGAATCTCCGGCAACGACCCACGCAAATACTCAACCCACGTCTTGATCTTCGCATCCAGATATTGCCGCGACGGGTAGATCGCATAGAGGTTCAGCTCTTGCGAGCGGTAGTTCGGCATCACTCGCACCAGCGTGCCGTTACGCAAACCTTCGATCGCCGCATACACCGGCAACACGCCCACGCCCATGCCGCTGGTGATCGCGGTTTTCATCGCGTCGGCGGAGTTCACCAGAAACGGCGAGCTGTTGATGGTGACCATTTCCTGGCCTTCCGGGCCGTCGAAGGCCCATTTTTCCAGGGGGATTACCGGGCTGACCAGGCGCAGGCAGGCGTGGTTGAGCAGGTCGCTGGGCTTTTGCGCGGCGCCGTTGGCTTTCACGTAGGCCGGCGAGGCGCAGACGATGCTGTAGGTGATGCCAAGGCGTTGCGAGACGAAGCCGGAATCCGGCAGTTCGCTGGCGAGCACGATGGACACGTCGTAGCCCTCGTCGAGCAGGTCCGGTACGCGGTTGGCCAGGGTCAGGTCGAAGGTGACGTCGGGGTGAGTCTTGCGGTAGCGGGCGATGGCGTCGATGACGAAGTGCTGGCCGATGCCGGTCATGGTGTGCACTTTCAATTGTCCGGCCGGGCGCGCGTGGGCGTCGCTGGCTTCGGCTTCGGCCTCTTCGACGTAGGCGAGGATCTGTTCGCAGCGCAGCAGGTAGCGTTTGCCCGCTTCGGTGAGGGCAATGCGCCGCGTGGTGCGGTTGAGCAAGCGGGTTTGCAGGTGGGCTTCCAGGTTGGAGACCGCGCGCGAAACGTTGGCGGTGGTGGTGTCGAGTTGCACGGCGGCGGCGGTGAAGCTGCCGGCTTCGGCGACACAACTGAAGGCGCGCATGTTTTGCAAAGTGTCCATGGGGTGCTCTCAAGGGAGATGGCAAATTGTGACACGAAGTGTCAGGGGCGAGACCCCCGACTTAGGGATTATCTCGTTAACCGTAACAAAGATTCACAGAAATCCCAGCTTATCGCCGTACAGGGCGTTCCCTAGAATTGCGCCGATCCCTGTAGGCGCTGCCGCAGGCTGCGATTTTTTGATTTTGGTTTAAGGGAATCAAGGTCAACAGATCGCAGCCTGCGGCAGCATCTACCGAGAACAAGCCCCGCCTTATCCTCTTCTCAGGAATTCGCAGCTGTGCCGCGTCGCATCAACAGAGCGCTTTTGCCGCTCAGTGTTCTGGCTTTTACTCTGGGTCTCAGCGGCTGCATCTCAACCGAAGGAATTGCCCCGCAAGGCAAGGCGTTGGAGGCCAATTCACTGGCCACCGACGACGCCATCGCCCACGCCGCCCGTGACGCCAACTGGCCCACCGCGCAATGGTGGCAAGCCTACGGCGACCCGCAACTCAATCGCTGGATCGACCTCGCTGTGCACGGCAGCCCGACTATGGCCATGGCCGCTGCGCGGGTGCGTCAGGCCAAAGCCATGGCCGGTGTCGCCGAGTCCGCCGAGTCGTTGCAGATCAATGGCGAGTCGACCCTCAAACGCCACAACTGGCCGACCGATCAGTTCTACGGCCCGGGCGATCTGGCCAACACCACCACTTGGGACAACAACGCCGCGTTGGGTTTCAGCTACGCCCTCGACCTCTGGGGTCGCGAAAGCAATAGCAGCGAGCGAGCGGTGGATCTGGCGCACATGAGCGCCGCCGAGGCGCGATTGGCGCAGCTGGAATTGCAGAACAACATCGTCCGCGCCTACATCGAACTGTCGCTGCATTACGCCCAGCGCGACATCGTTGCCGCAACGCTCAAACAGCAACAGCAGATTCTCGATCTGGCGCAGAAGCGTCTGAACGGCGGGATCGGCACGCATTTCGAAGTCAGTCAGGCCGAAACACCGCTGCCGGAAACCCATCGACAAATCGATGCACTGGACGAAGAAATTGCCCTGAGCCGCAATCAACTTGCAGCGCTGGCGGGTAAAGGGCCGGGGGAGGGGGCGCAGTTGCAGCGTCCGACCCTGTCGCTCGGTGCTGCGCTGAAACTGCCGTCTGCCTTGCCCGCCGAGTTGCTCGGTCAGCGGCCGGACGTGGTCGCCAGTCGCTGGCAAGTCGCCGCACAGGCGCGCGGCATCGATGTCGCGCACGCCGGGTTTTACCCCAACGTCGATCTGGTCGGCAGCCTCGGCTACATGGCGACCGGTGGTGGCGCGCTGGAGTTTTTGACCGGCAAGAAACTCAACTACAACGTCGGCCCGGCGATCTCTTTGCCGATCTTCGACGGTGGCCGACTGCGTGCCGAACTCGGTGAAGCCTCCGCCGGTTACGACATCGCCGTCGCGCATTACAACCAGACGCTGGTCAATGCGCTGAAGAATATTTCCGACCAGTTGATCCGCCGTGAGTCGATGGACAAGCAGCAAGGTTTTGCCGCCGAGTCGGTGGCCACGGCGCAGAAGACCTACGACATCGCGATGATCGCTTATCAACGCGGCCTCACCGATTACCTCAACGTGCTCAATGCGCAGACGTTGCTGTTCAAGCAGCAGCAGGTGCAGCAGCAGGTGCAGGCGGCGCGGTTGAGTGCGCATGCCGAGTTGGTGACTGCGCTGGGTGGTGGCCTCGGCGCCGGCAATGACGTACCGACGGCCGAGAAAACCCAAGCGCCGAAAATCCCGACGCTCCTGCATTGAACACACGATCCAATGTGGGAGCGAGCCTGCTCGCGAAAGCGGTTTATCAGTCGACATCAACGTTGAATATGAAAACGCATTCGCGAGCAGGCTCGCTCCCACAGGTTCTGCGACCAGACCGAATCTCATTGAGCACATTTGAATGACTCCCTTGCCCGCACCCCTGCGCTGGCTCTACTCCCTGGAATGGCGCCGTGGTTTCTTTGACTGGGCGCGCAGCGATGGCGTGACTTGGGTCTATATCTTCAAGGTGTTGATCGCCGCATTCCTCACGCTGTGGCTGGCCATGCGCCTGGAATTACCGCAACCGCGCACGGCGATGATCACCGTGTTCATCGTCATGCAGCCGCAGAGCGGCCAGGTGTTCGCCAAGAGTTTCTATCGCTTCCTCGGCACGCTGGCCGGGTCGGCGATGATGGTCACGCTGATTGCGTTATTCGCGCAGAACACCGAACTCTTTCTCGGCTCGCTGGCGATCTGGGTCGGCATCTGCTCGGCCGGTGCCGCACGTTGTCGCAACTTCCGCGCCTACGGTTTTGTCCTCGCCGGCTACACCGCGGCGATGGTCGGCTTGCCCGCGCTGGCGCATCCGGACGGCGCGTTCATGGCGGCAGTGTGGCGAGTACTGGAGATCTCGCTGGGGATTCTTTGCTCGACCCTGATCAGCGCCGCGATCCTGCCGCAAACTGCCAGCGCGGCCATGCGCAACGCCTTGTATCAGCGCTTCGGTGTGTTCGCATTGTTCGTGACCGATGGTCTGCGCGGGCGCAGCAAAGCCGAGTCTTTCGAGGCGAGCAACGTGCGTTTCATTGCCGAAGCGGTGGGCCTTGAAGGCTTGCGCAGCGTGACCGTGTTTGAAGACCCGCACATGCGTCGGCGCAACGGTCGCTTGAGCCGCTTGAACAGCGAGTTCATGGGCATCACTACGCGGTTCAACGCTTTGCATCAGTTGCTTGAACGCTTGCGCGGCAACGGCGAAGAACACGTTGTCGCAGCGATCAGGCCGGGCCTGCAGGATCTCGCCGAAGTGCTCGACGGCTTCAGTGGTCGCGCCCTGACCAGCCCCGATGCCGGCCGTTTGGCGACTGCGCTGGCGAGCTACAAGGAAGGCCTGCCGGCACGCGTGCGCAGCCTGCGCGCTATCTTCCAGGAGAGCGAGCCGAGCGACGCTGAGCAACTGGATTTCCACACCGCCTACGAATTGCTCTATCGCTTTGTGGATGATCTGCACAGTTATGCACAGACCCACGCATCCTTGGCTGATCACCGCCACGAACGCGAGCGCTGGGACGAGCCGTTCACCCCGCAAACCAACTGGTGGGCAGCGGCTGCGTCGGGCATTCGCGCCTCGTTCATTCTGGTTGTGCTGGGCAGTTACTGGGTCGCGACAGCGTGGCCAAGCGGCGCGACGATGACGCTGATTGCCGCCGCTACCGTGGGCCTCTCCGCCGCCACGCCAAACCCGAAACGCATGGCATTCCAGATGGCCTGCGGCACTTTTCTCGGGGCTCTGATCGGCTTCGTCGAAATGTTTTTCATATTCCCGTGGATCGATGGTTTTCCGTTGCTGTGCGTGATGCTCGCACCAGTGATCGTGTTTGGTTCGTTTCTCACTTCGCGGCCGCAATACGCCGGTGTCGGCCTCGGGTTGCTGATCTTCTTCAGCACCGGTTCGGTGCCGGACAACCTGACCATCTACAACCCTTACACCTTTATCAACGACTACATCGCCATGGTCATGGGCATGCTGGTCTGCGCTGCTGCGGGGGCAATTATTCTGCCGCCGAACAGCCGCTGGTTGTGGAAACGTCTGGAGCAGGACCTGCGCGGCCAGGTGGTCTACGCGATCAGCGGCAAACTGAAAGGCTTGGCGTCGAGTTTCGAGAGCCGTACCCGCGATCTGCTGCATCAGGCCTACGGGCTCGCGGCCGGGCAGCCGAAGGTGCAGAAGAACCTGCTGCGCTGGATGTTCGTGGTCCTCGAAGTCGGCCACGCGATCATCGAGTTGCGCAAGGAACAGGCGATCTTGCCGGTGCACCCGGCCTATGCCGAATCGCAGCCGTGGCGTCAGGCAATTCGCGTGATGGGCCGTGCACTGGTGCGCCTGTTTTTGCAGCCGAACTCCAGCAATCTCGAACGCGCATTGGTCGCCGTCGACCACGCAATCAGCCGTGTCGCGGCGACCGATGAGCCATTCGCGCCGCACTTCGATACCTCGGCGTTGCGTCGGGTGAAGAGCTATCTGCACTTCATCCGCACCTCGCTGCTCGACCCGCAATCACCGCTTGCTGCCTACGCCATCGCCAAGCCCGAAGGACTTGCCCATGCCTCGTGAAATCGCCTTCCACGGCGTGTACATGCCGACCATGACCCTGATGTTTTTCATCGCTGCGGCACTGGCCTGGGCGGTGGACCGGTTCTTGTCCGGGTTCGATCTGTACCGCTTTTTCTGGCACCCGGCGCTGCTGCGTCTGAGTCTGTTTACCTGTCTGTTCGGCGCCATGGCGCTGACTGTCTACCGTTGAGAACGTCACGATGAAAAAGTTTTTCAGCCTGCTCGCGACCCTGCTGGTGCTGGCCCTGGCGCTGTGGATCGGCCGCACGTTGTGGGAGCATTACATGAACACACCATGGACCCGCGACGGCCGCGTTCGCGCCGACATCATCAACGTCGCCGCCGACGTCACCGGCGAAGTGATCGACGTGCCGGTGCGCGACAACCAATTGGTGAAGAAGGGCGATTTGCTCATGCAGATCGACCCCGAGCACTACCGCATCGCGGTCAAGCAGGCGCAGTCGCTGGTCGCCTCGCGCAAGTCGACGTGGGAGATGCGCAAGGTCAACGCCCATCGCCGCGCGGACCTCGACAACCTGGTGATCTCCAAGGAGAACCGCGACGACGCCAGCAACATCGCCGACGCCGCGCTGGCCGATTACCAACACGCCCAAGCGCAACTGGAAGCGGCCGAACTCAACCTCAAACGCACCGAAGTGCGCGCGGCGGTCGACGGTTATGTGACCAACCTCAATGTGCATCGCGGTGACTACGCGCGCATCGGCGAGGCGAAAATGGCCGTGGTCGACATGAACTCGTTCTGGGTTTACGGCTTCTTCGAAGAGACCAAACTGCCCCACGTGAAAGTCGGCGACAAGGCCGACATGCAGTTGATGAGCGGCGAAGTGCTCAAGGGGCATGTGGAAAGCATTTCTCGCGGCATCTACGACCGCGACAACCCAGAGAGTCGCGAGTTGATCGCCGATGTGAACCCGACGTTCAACTGGGTGCGGTTGGCGCAGCGAGTGCCGGTGCGGATTCACATTGATGAAGTGCCGGAGGGTGTTTTGTTGGCGGCGGGGATTACTTGTACGGTCGTCGTAAAGCAGGACGACATCGAATAACGAGTATCAATAAGGCTATTGTGGCGAGGGCGCTTGCTCCCGCTTGAGTGCGCAGCGCTCACTTTTTGCGGGCCGCCACGCCGCCCGGCGGGAACAAGCTCCCTCGCCACAGCAGGGTATGTATCAGTAGAACTTGCTGACCACCCGTAATCCGGACTCGATGGTTTCGTCGACCGACAGCTCTTGATCTTCCATTAGCGAGACGATTCGCTTGTCATTCGCGATGTTCGCGTCAGGTAATTTCAGTTGAGCGGCGCGATTGATCACGATGTAGCTCATTACGTCGCCACGGCTTTTGGTGAACGGCTGTTTGATAGCCGTCAACATGGTTTGCTTCACATAGTCGTAACGCTCGACTGACGACATTCCTTTGAAGGTATCCGGATAGTTCTGATAGATATCGGCGGAGTATCGGCCGACGTCTTCTTCGCGCGCTTCTTCGGTCAATGCTTTCTTGCTGGTGACCTGGGTGAGGAGCTTGCTGTAGAGCTTGTCGCCTTCTGCGATCTGAGCGGCGTTCATCTTGGCCTTCAGGTCATCGCCGGCCGTGGTGTCTTCGGCATTGGCCATGATTCTGGTCCAAGCGTAGGCGGCGCTCAGATTACCCTGCTCCTCATATTGCTCGATCAATATCTGCTGGGATTCGGCATAGCCGTGCAGCGAGGAGCGCTCGAGCCAACGAGTGGCGAGCGCAACATCTTTCTTGGCCCCGACTTTGCCGAATTTGTAGCTCTCGTACATACCGTACTCAGCACACCAGTCGTTCTGCATCGCCGCATAAGCCATGTAGTTGAAGGCTTCAGTGTTACGTTGTTCGGCGCTCAGGGTGCTGTCGTAACGGGTAGTCATCGACAGGTAGCAGAACGCGCGAGTGTGCTTTGGGGCGGCCATGACCATGCAGGTTTTGGCATCCTTGTACTCGCCGTTTTCGTATAACTGGTAGCCCACGCCATACAGAATATCGCTGTCCATCTGCGCATTGCAGTGCTCGTTGGCGGTAACGACCGGTAGCACGTTTTGCAGGGTCAGTTTGGGCAGTGTGTCATTGAGGGACGGTTCTTTGGTTGCGCAGCCAGCCAGCAAGGTGAGCAGTGCCAGTGGCAATACGTGGAGGAGTTTCAAAAGCTGTTTCCTGATCTGAGTTGAAGCGTGTATGCAGGGCTCGCGTCAGGCAGGTCAACAAAGCAGCGACTGTTCCGGGCGGGAACAGTCGCGAGAGGAGAGATAAAGGATCAGCAATTCCCTTGCTTCGATGCTTGCCCGAGCGACTCCTTGCGCTATCGGGGTTACTTCAAGCATTGGAGGCTTCAAGTGACGCGCATTCTACGTGTAATGAACCGCTTGGCAATTTGATCGGTTGTAATCAAAGATTTCTACGCAAACCGAAGCGCTTCATCAACGTC encodes:
- a CDS encoding DUF6124 family protein, with the protein product MLNPPQNPPEIDDTTPYEFPGSKKFHEAAERALDHYLKPNALTLRFHKPSTMFQVAPEQDSESLLVHACESLAQASLMTSDIAAYIDLPQRRTILAIQQIIMLAELAVNRVLDNHEIPQSPSHS
- a CDS encoding DUF6124 family protein; translation: MFKPTPNPPETDDTTPYEFPGSKKFHEAAERALDHYLKPNALTLRFHKPSTMFQVAPEQDSESLLVHACESLAQASLMTSDIAAYIDLPQRRTILAIQQIIMLAELAVNRVLDNHEIPQSPSHS
- a CDS encoding LysR family transcriptional regulator gives rise to the protein MDTLQNMRAFSCVAEAGSFTAAAVQLDTTTANVSRAVSNLEAHLQTRLLNRTTRRIALTEAGKRYLLRCEQILAYVEEAEAEASDAHARPAGQLKVHTMTGIGQHFVIDAIARYRKTHPDVTFDLTLANRVPDLLDEGYDVSIVLASELPDSGFVSQRLGITYSIVCASPAYVKANGAAQKPSDLLNHACLRLVSPVIPLEKWAFDGPEGQEMVTINSSPFLVNSADAMKTAITSGMGVGVLPVYAAIEGLRNGTLVRVMPNYRSQELNLYAIYPSRQYLDAKIKTWVEYLRGSLPEILAAHQAELAAYELSGSLAGARVAN
- a CDS encoding efflux transporter outer membrane subunit, yielding MPRRINRALLPLSVLAFTLGLSGCISTEGIAPQGKALEANSLATDDAIAHAARDANWPTAQWWQAYGDPQLNRWIDLAVHGSPTMAMAAARVRQAKAMAGVAESAESLQINGESTLKRHNWPTDQFYGPGDLANTTTWDNNAALGFSYALDLWGRESNSSERAVDLAHMSAAEARLAQLELQNNIVRAYIELSLHYAQRDIVAATLKQQQQILDLAQKRLNGGIGTHFEVSQAETPLPETHRQIDALDEEIALSRNQLAALAGKGPGEGAQLQRPTLSLGAALKLPSALPAELLGQRPDVVASRWQVAAQARGIDVAHAGFYPNVDLVGSLGYMATGGGALEFLTGKKLNYNVGPAISLPIFDGGRLRAELGEASAGYDIAVAHYNQTLVNALKNISDQLIRRESMDKQQGFAAESVATAQKTYDIAMIAYQRGLTDYLNVLNAQTLLFKQQQVQQQVQAARLSAHAELVTALGGGLGAGNDVPTAEKTQAPKIPTLLH
- a CDS encoding FUSC family protein, which encodes MTPLPAPLRWLYSLEWRRGFFDWARSDGVTWVYIFKVLIAAFLTLWLAMRLELPQPRTAMITVFIVMQPQSGQVFAKSFYRFLGTLAGSAMMVTLIALFAQNTELFLGSLAIWVGICSAGAARCRNFRAYGFVLAGYTAAMVGLPALAHPDGAFMAAVWRVLEISLGILCSTLISAAILPQTASAAMRNALYQRFGVFALFVTDGLRGRSKAESFEASNVRFIAEAVGLEGLRSVTVFEDPHMRRRNGRLSRLNSEFMGITTRFNALHQLLERLRGNGEEHVVAAIRPGLQDLAEVLDGFSGRALTSPDAGRLATALASYKEGLPARVRSLRAIFQESEPSDAEQLDFHTAYELLYRFVDDLHSYAQTHASLADHRHERERWDEPFTPQTNWWAAAASGIRASFILVVLGSYWVATAWPSGATMTLIAAATVGLSAATPNPKRMAFQMACGTFLGALIGFVEMFFIFPWIDGFPLLCVMLAPVIVFGSFLTSRPQYAGVGLGLLIFFSTGSVPDNLTIYNPYTFINDYIAMVMGMLVCAAAGAIILPPNSRWLWKRLEQDLRGQVVYAISGKLKGLASSFESRTRDLLHQAYGLAAGQPKVQKNLLRWMFVVLEVGHAIIELRKEQAILPVHPAYAESQPWRQAIRVMGRALVRLFLQPNSSNLERALVAVDHAISRVAATDEPFAPHFDTSALRRVKSYLHFIRTSLLDPQSPLAAYAIAKPEGLAHAS
- a CDS encoding DUF1656 domain-containing protein, with product MPREIAFHGVYMPTMTLMFFIAAALAWAVDRFLSGFDLYRFFWHPALLRLSLFTCLFGAMALTVYR
- a CDS encoding HlyD family secretion protein; the encoded protein is MKKFFSLLATLLVLALALWIGRTLWEHYMNTPWTRDGRVRADIINVAADVTGEVIDVPVRDNQLVKKGDLLMQIDPEHYRIAVKQAQSLVASRKSTWEMRKVNAHRRADLDNLVISKENRDDASNIADAALADYQHAQAQLEAAELNLKRTEVRAAVDGYVTNLNVHRGDYARIGEAKMAVVDMNSFWVYGFFEETKLPHVKVGDKADMQLMSGEVLKGHVESISRGIYDRDNPESRELIADVNPTFNWVRLAQRVPVRIHIDEVPEGVLLAAGITCTVVVKQDDIE
- a CDS encoding sel1 repeat family protein yields the protein MKLLHVLPLALLTLLAGCATKEPSLNDTLPKLTLQNVLPVVTANEHCNAQMDSDILYGVGYQLYENGEYKDAKTCMVMAAPKHTRAFCYLSMTTRYDSTLSAEQRNTEAFNYMAYAAMQNDWCAEYGMYESYKFGKVGAKKDVALATRWLERSSLHGYAESQQILIEQYEEQGNLSAAYAWTRIMANAEDTTAGDDLKAKMNAAQIAEGDKLYSKLLTQVTSKKALTEEAREEDVGRYSADIYQNYPDTFKGMSSVERYDYVKQTMLTAIKQPFTKSRGDVMSYIVINRAAQLKLPDANIANDKRIVSLMEDQELSVDETIESGLRVVSKFY